In Kitasatospora sp. NBC_00240, the following are encoded in one genomic region:
- a CDS encoding UDP-N-acetylmuramoyl-L-alanyl-D-glutamate--2,6-diaminopimelate ligase gives MKLSDLLAGHPYTVLRGDPSPEVTGGVSDSSAHTGERWLFVAVPGRRADGHDHLHRAAAAGAVAALVSRTPADPPEGMCVVRVEDTRVAASLAAARWFGEPGRAMDVVAVTGTNGKTSVAAMIESVVTELSSAPVGVIGTGGPRLGGRPVPLATSTPTTPQPVDLQRILAHLRDGRARTVVMEVSSMALAQHRTDHVFARTGVFTNLSPDHLDDHGTMAAYKQAKLRLFAGLCERAVVNADDPVAAEILALMPAALTYGIDAPAHYRATDVVVTPAGSAFRLQHAGRTHRARVPVPGLFGVYNALAAVAACHQLGHDVPDILRALERLPQIPGRFETLTTPAGATVVVDYAHSTDSLEKALATVRGFATARVITVFGCGGDRDATKRAPMGAIAGRYSDLVVLTSDNPRSEDPEAILDAITEGLRGTDAAHERITDRRQAIAHALEHAGPGDIVLVAGKGSETYQLIGDRALPFEDMRVVRELTAR, from the coding sequence GTGAAGCTGTCCGACCTCCTGGCCGGCCACCCGTACACCGTTCTGCGGGGCGACCCCTCGCCGGAGGTCACCGGCGGGGTGTCGGACAGCTCCGCCCACACGGGGGAGCGGTGGCTGTTCGTCGCCGTGCCGGGCCGGCGCGCCGACGGGCACGACCACCTGCACCGGGCCGCCGCGGCCGGTGCGGTGGCCGCGCTGGTCAGTCGTACGCCCGCCGACCCGCCCGAGGGGATGTGCGTGGTCCGGGTCGAGGACACCAGGGTGGCGGCCTCGCTGGCCGCCGCCCGGTGGTTCGGCGAGCCGGGCCGCGCGATGGACGTGGTGGCCGTCACCGGCACCAACGGCAAGACGTCCGTCGCGGCGATGATCGAGAGCGTGGTCACCGAACTCAGCTCGGCGCCGGTCGGTGTGATCGGCACCGGCGGACCACGCCTGGGCGGCCGGCCGGTGCCGCTGGCCACCAGCACGCCCACCACGCCGCAGCCCGTCGACCTCCAGCGGATCCTCGCCCACCTGCGCGACGGCCGGGCCCGGACGGTGGTGATGGAGGTCTCCTCGATGGCGCTCGCCCAGCACCGCACCGACCATGTCTTCGCCCGGACCGGGGTGTTCACCAACCTCAGCCCGGACCACCTGGACGACCACGGCACCATGGCGGCCTACAAGCAGGCCAAGCTGCGGCTCTTCGCGGGCCTGTGCGAGCGGGCGGTGGTGAACGCCGACGACCCGGTCGCCGCGGAGATCCTGGCGCTGATGCCGGCGGCGCTCACGTACGGGATCGACGCCCCGGCGCACTACCGGGCGACCGACGTGGTGGTCACCCCCGCGGGCAGCGCGTTCCGCCTCCAGCACGCCGGCCGGACGCACCGCGCGCGGGTGCCGGTGCCGGGCCTCTTCGGGGTGTACAACGCGCTCGCCGCCGTCGCGGCCTGCCACCAGCTCGGGCACGACGTTCCCGACATCCTCCGCGCACTGGAGCGGCTCCCGCAGATCCCCGGCCGCTTCGAGACGCTCACCACCCCCGCCGGGGCCACCGTGGTGGTCGACTACGCGCACTCCACCGACTCGCTGGAGAAGGCCCTGGCCACCGTCCGCGGCTTCGCCACCGCGCGGGTGATCACCGTCTTCGGGTGCGGCGGCGACCGGGACGCGACCAAGCGGGCACCGATGGGCGCGATCGCCGGCCGCTACTCCGACCTGGTCGTGCTCACCAGCGACAACCCGCGCAGCGAGGATCCGGAGGCGATCCTCGACGCCATCACGGAAGGCCTGCGGGGCACCGACGCCGCCCACGAGCGGATCACCGACCGGCGCCAGGCCATCGCCCACGCGCTGGAGCACGCGGGGCCGGGCGACATCGTGCTGGTCGCGGGCAAGGGATCGGAGACCTACCAGCTGATCGGCGACCGGGCCCTCCCGTTCGAGGACATGCGGGTGGTCCGCGAGCTCACCGCCCGCTGA
- a CDS encoding LysR family transcriptional regulator — protein MSDRDATGTGPLDLNLLRTFLAVHRSGSFTAAAHRLGLSQSTVTAQIRTLEQRLGRRLFERGARGVTPLAFAEEYAARVRAPLDELAAVARGEGEPIAAEPVHLAGPAEFLSTCLLPALAPLVVEGLRLRVVTGLTDPLLEELRAGRHDLVVATRRPRGRTLSAVPLADEEFVLVAAPVWARRLAGRDLPEALDDVPLISYAEDLPIARRYWRHVFDRRLGARAAVTVPDLRGVLAALTAGAGWSVLPGYLCRSRLAAGELVLLHDPEDPPINTAYLVRRPAGSDNPQVELVRERLLAVARTW, from the coding sequence ATGAGCGATCGGGACGCCACCGGGACGGGCCCCCTGGACCTGAACCTGCTGCGCACCTTCCTGGCGGTCCACCGCTCCGGGTCCTTCACCGCGGCGGCCCACCGGCTGGGGCTGTCGCAGTCCACGGTCACGGCCCAGATCCGCACCCTGGAGCAGCGGCTGGGCCGCCGGCTCTTCGAACGCGGCGCGCGCGGGGTGACCCCGCTGGCCTTCGCCGAGGAGTACGCCGCCCGGGTCCGCGCCCCGCTGGACGAACTGGCGGCCGTCGCCCGCGGCGAGGGCGAGCCGATCGCCGCGGAGCCGGTCCACCTGGCCGGGCCGGCCGAGTTCCTCAGCACCTGCCTCCTCCCGGCGCTGGCGCCGCTGGTCGTCGAGGGCCTGCGGCTGCGGGTGGTCACCGGCCTGACCGATCCGCTCCTGGAGGAACTCCGGGCCGGCCGGCACGACCTGGTCGTCGCCACCCGGCGGCCCCGGGGCCGGACGCTCAGCGCCGTGCCGCTCGCGGACGAGGAGTTCGTCCTGGTCGCCGCGCCGGTCTGGGCGCGGCGGCTGGCCGGCCGGGACCTGCCCGAGGCCTTGGACGACGTGCCGCTGATCAGCTACGCCGAGGACCTGCCGATAGCTCGCCGCTACTGGCGGCACGTCTTCGACCGCCGCCTCGGCGCCCGGGCCGCCGTCACCGTCCCGGATCTGCGGGGTGTCCTGGCGGCGCTCACCGCCGGCGCCGGCTGGAGCGTCCTGCCGGGCTATCTCTGCCGCAGCCGGCTCGCCGCCGGCGAGCTGGTGCTGCTGCACGACCCCGAGGACCCGCCGATCAACACCGCGTACCTCGTACGGCGGCCGGCCGGCTCGGACAACCCGCAGGTGGAGCTGGTCCGCGAACGGCTGCTGGCCGTGGCGAGGACCTGGTGA
- a CDS encoding type 1 glutamine amidotransferase domain-containing protein: MAKILFVLTGADHWTLADGTKHPTGFWAEEAVTPYQAFTAAGHEIVFATPGGVVPTVDKGSLAPEYNGGEEGARAVADTLAGISGLQHPLKLQDVALEDYDAVFYPGGHGPMEDLAVDADSGRLLTLALKSGKPLGVVCHGPAALLAARNEDGTSPFAGYRLTGFSNTEETQAGLADRAKWLLQDRLVALGADFQEGAAWAPFVVTDRNLVTGQNPASSAPLAAELLKRLG; the protein is encoded by the coding sequence ATGGCTAAGATCCTTTTCGTGCTGACCGGTGCCGACCACTGGACGCTGGCGGACGGCACCAAGCACCCGACCGGCTTCTGGGCCGAGGAGGCCGTCACGCCCTACCAGGCGTTCACCGCCGCCGGCCACGAGATCGTCTTCGCCACCCCCGGCGGCGTGGTCCCGACCGTGGACAAGGGCAGCCTCGCCCCGGAGTACAACGGCGGCGAGGAGGGCGCGCGGGCCGTCGCGGACACCCTGGCCGGTATCTCCGGGCTCCAGCACCCGCTCAAGCTGCAGGACGTGGCGCTGGAGGACTACGACGCCGTGTTCTACCCGGGCGGGCACGGCCCGATGGAGGACCTCGCGGTCGACGCCGACTCCGGCCGGCTGCTCACCCTCGCGCTGAAGTCCGGCAAGCCGCTGGGCGTGGTCTGCCACGGGCCCGCCGCGCTGCTGGCGGCCCGCAACGAGGACGGCACCTCGCCGTTCGCCGGCTACCGGCTGACCGGCTTCAGCAACACCGAGGAGACCCAGGCCGGACTCGCCGACCGGGCGAAGTGGCTGCTGCAGGACCGCCTGGTGGCGCTCGGCGCGGACTTCCAGGAGGGCGCGGCCTGGGCCCCGTTCGTCGTCACCGACCGCAACCTGGTGACCGGCCAGAACCCGGCCTCCTCGGCGCCGCTGGCCGCGGAGCTGCTGAAGCGGCTGGGCTGA
- a CDS encoding GNAT family N-acetyltransferase — MTTELPTPVRVAVPADIDALVATMTTAFFQDPLWGPVFPDTDRRAEQAGAMWRLYLVSALRYPWTFVTRRVESAAVWIPPGGSELTHEEEDALGRLLPDAVGRAGADEILRIFEQLDAARPEEPHHYLTLLGTHDDHRGKGLGMRLLAESLARIDALGSPAYLESSNPANDARYARAGFVPRDQITVPSGHVVTTMWRPARRAAHSHAS, encoded by the coding sequence CGCCACCATGACGACCGCGTTCTTCCAGGACCCGCTCTGGGGGCCGGTCTTCCCCGACACCGACCGGCGGGCGGAGCAGGCGGGGGCGATGTGGCGGCTGTACCTGGTCTCGGCCCTGCGCTACCCGTGGACGTTCGTCACCCGGCGGGTGGAGTCCGCGGCGGTCTGGATCCCGCCGGGCGGCTCCGAGCTGACCCACGAGGAGGAGGACGCCCTGGGGCGCCTGCTGCCGGACGCTGTGGGCCGGGCGGGCGCCGACGAGATCCTGCGGATCTTCGAGCAGCTCGACGCGGCCCGGCCGGAGGAGCCGCACCACTACCTCACCCTACTCGGCACCCACGACGACCACCGCGGCAAGGGCCTGGGGATGCGCCTGCTGGCGGAGAGCCTGGCCCGGATCGACGCTCTCGGCTCACCCGCCTACCTGGAGTCGTCCAACCCGGCGAACGACGCCCGGTACGCGCGGGCCGGCTTCGTCCCCCGGGACCAGATCACCGTGCCCTCCGGCCATGTCGTGACGACCATGTGGCGGCCCGCCCGCCGGGCGGCCCACAGCCACGCGAGCTGA